Within the Flavobacterium sp. N502536 genome, the region ATAGCATGACCACACATACTGCTGTATCCTTCGTTGTGCATGAAAAGAATACCAAAATCTGCATCCTCATCATTTGGCGGTAGTAAAATACAACCGTACATATCAGCATGACCGCGAGGTTCAAACATCAATGCCGTTCTTAAATAATCGTAGTTTTCTTTTATATCTCGTCGGTATTCTAAAACGGTATTCCCTTTAAGTTTTGGAAAACCAGAAACAATTACACGCAAAGGCTCCCCACCCGTATGCATATCAATTGTTTTGATCTGTAGTACAGCATCGTCTGCTATATAAGTCGTATTGTTACAAATATTTTGGTAGGTATCAGACATTTTTCTGTGTTTTTAAATTATACTCTTCATAAAAATATCCCGCTGCAACAAGGTCTTCTAAAGCATGTCCAACGGATTTAAAATAAGTGATTTCGGTATCAGATGTTCTGCCTGATTTTGTATTGCTGCACAGTTCAAACAAATCTGCTTTAATAGTTTCTTTTGTAATAATTCCATTGGTGAGCGGGATCAAAATATCGCCGCTTTCTTTTAGCCCACCCTGATACGTATCAAGAAACAGACTTGATTTTAAAACGGCTTCATCATCTGCCTCCCGCATATCTTTTTTATATGCCCCAACAAGATCCAAATGCTGTCCTTCTTTCAGCCATTTCCCAAAAACAAGCGGAACGGGTGATAACGTTGCCGAGGAAATAATAGCAACCTGAGAAATTACTTCTTCAATAGTTGAAACTGGTTTGCAGCTAAACGAAGAATTTTGAAATGCATCACAAACCAATTGTGCTTTTTCTATAGTTCGCCCCCAAACATAAACCTCTTTTATAGGCCTTACGCTTGCATGTGCCTGAATTAAATTAATAGCCAATGCTCCTGTGCCAATCATTAGCATAGTCGAGGCATCTTTTCGCGAAAGATAACTGCTTGCCAAAGCAGATGTTGCTGCAGTACGTTTCGCTGTTAGTGATTTTGCATCAAGAATTGCCTTTATATTTCCTTTGTGCCCGTCTAAATAAATATAAGTTCCCTGAATGGAAGGCAGATCATAGTTACCATTATTCGGACTTACCGTAACTATTTTTACTCCTAAATCTTTGCCTGCCTGAAATGCCGGCATGAGCAGCAGTGTCGAATCTTTGCCTTCTTCCGGATTAGAATAATCATGATGATGACGCATAGGCACTTTGATCGCCGAGGTCGAAAACCCGGCACGAAGTCTTTCTATAAGTTCTTTAAAATTACATTTTTCTTCAATGAAATGATCTGAAATAAGTTGTATTGGTTTCATGTATGGTGTTGAAATTTTATTAAAAATAGAAGTTTATTGTATGATAATACTATTTCACCTTTAATCAGATAACATATACCAATTTAAGGTTAATATAGTACAAATTAGTAAAAAGGTAATAAGGCACATAATCTATAACAAAAGAAGAAGCCGCCTCAAATTTTGTATTGAGACGGCTTCTTCTTTTCTATTCTTTTTCCAATTTCTTTACTTTCACAGATAAGGTCCTTGTGTCAGCTGGAAGATTAAATACATACAAACTGATTTTGTTTTTTAAGCTACTTAATCAATTCTATATTTTTTTATGGTACTATTTTCTTCTTTATGGGCATAGATCATACATTTGAACTACTAAATTCTTCTAGAAAATAATTTATATTACTTGTTGACAAAAATTGCTTACAAAACTCAAGTTCATTATTCTTTTTATTTTCATCAAGCATTATTTCCTCATTAGGTTCTGCTGTGTTCTGTATGATACCTAAAGCCCAATGATAAGGCATCTCATGCATTAAAAAATAAACATCTCCGGCATCTTCTAATGTTTCTAAAAAGCTTATAAATCGTAAATGAGTATCATTATACTCTAATTTAGCATTAAAAAAATCTGTTATAAGATTTCTTATATAAGAATAAAATATACTTCTGTAAAAAATTCTTTCTTTTCCATCTGTTTCATCATCCATAAAAATAAAATCTTTTTCCATAATTTAATGACATATTATATGTTGTGATGCTAGTTTAGGACCGGTAAACACTGTAATAGTTTGTTCTTATCTCTAATTTTAAGTAATTAATCTTCTAAATATTTTAAATAGAAAAATGCTTTTTCAGAATTCATATCAAAACGATAAACAAAAAACTGCCTCGGTATTGAGGCAGTTTTTTTATGTTCACGAGCAAGATACCCACTTCAACCTGAAAATTAACCATGTGCCAACACATTTGGAATATTATAAATTCAGGTTAACAAGATATTTGGATTCTGGCTACAATAAAGCCCTGATTCAGAATTATAATACCTAAACCTGTTATAATACAAACCAGTCTCTATATCCTCATATTGGCCCAACTGCCTAAAAGGAATAAAATCTCGATCGCCTTTTAGATTACGGAGATCTCCATAAATGTCATAATCTGTTTCCCAGACTAACTTACCTTTTTCAGTATAAGCCTGTACAGGACGACCAATATAATCATTAATAATATAGGACTTCCCATCTCCTATAATCTTAGCACTTGGTACAAAAGAACCTCCTTCATACACCCAAGTAATTAAATTGTAAATTGGTTCAGACTTGTCGTAAACTAAGTCATCCTCAGTAGCAACTAATTTAGGACGATCTTTTAAATCGTATTTCCACATTTGCGTAGCGTTTGTAAAGTACACTTCGTAGAGCGGGGACCTGTATTGCAAAGTACTCGGACGAGATGGATGGCTACCTTTTTAATTTTTGAATTCTATATTTTTATATTATCTCTCTAATTTCCATTAAAATGTTTCCGAGCAAGTTGAGGCCTCTCCATTTTGAATTATCGAATCTTTCTAGATCATTTGTAGAAAAACCAATACCCCATATTAGATCAACTGGGCTTGTTTCTGCTAAGATCATTTTTTTAGTTTCTTTTAGTAAAAAATTTAATTCTTTATTTTGAGTAAATTTTTTCAAATTTCCAATTCGTACAATTTCCTCTCTTTTCTTAATCCATATATCTTCTTTGAAACCGTTCACTTGTCTTCCTAATTTTCGTTGACGACTTTGATTAGGTTCTTTAATGATTTCATTCATTTTTTCATAATCATTAAATAATTTGGCTTTCGAATACATCATCCATTGTTCAGCTGAATTGAAATTCAAATCATCTATTATAAAAGTAGAATTGTACCATTGAGATAAAGGATTATTGTATCCATAGAAAAAATAATATTTAAAAAAAAGACGTTTTTCATAAATTATTCTTATTTTTTTTAGCTCATTTATTTTGTTTAAAATTAATTTTTTATAATCTTCATTATTGAGGTCTATTAGATTATTTTGTGTAAAAATAGGATTTGATAAAATTCCAATAATTCTATCTATTGTGTTTGTAAAAAAGTAATCAAACTCTTTTGGAATTTCATTTTCTTTTTTACAAATCTCAAAAAATGACATCAAAATATTAAAAAGTTTATTGTAACTCTCTTCATTCCATTCGGCATTAATTCTTAAACAGTATTCTAATTCAATATCGCTATCATTATATTCTAAATATTCATTTAAGTAATCTATTTGCATGGGGTATATCTTTTAACAATTGCATTTTTACTAATTTCTCCCTCAACTAAAAGTTCGTTAGCATTTTTTGCAAATTTATTTACTTTTCTTAACTCTTCTGTTGGATTTTTACTGACATCTCCTAAATGATTTTTTCTTCCTTCTGGTGTGTTTAAATCAACTTTATTGTTAGATACTTTATCTAAATCAATCTCAACAACATCAGTACCCGATTTTTTTGCCCATCTTTCGGCAAAACCACGATCCTTGGTTAATGAAATATATTGATCTTTATAGCCATCAGTTGATCCATTTAAAACGTGATCATATGCACTTCTCGTTGCTGTAGGATCCTTGGGAATAATATTTCCTCCAGAATCTAAGCTACCCATGTCATTTGGACTTAATGCTCTAAACCATATGTCTTCCCAACCAAAAATATCAACATACTGGTTACAATCTTTGACAAATGAATATAAATTTAATCCACCCCAATACTTTATCGGATCCTGACTAATATATATTCCAGTATCAGGAGAGTAATACCTAAACCTGTTGTAATACAATCCTGTCTCTAAATCTTCGTATTGCCCCAACTGTCTAAAAGGAATAAAATCTCGATCGCCTTTCAGATTGCGTAAATCTCCATAAATATCATAATCAGTCTCCCAAACGAGCTCACCTGCTTCTGAATAAGCTTGAATAGGACGACCAATATAATCGTTGATGATCGAGAACTTTTCTTCTCCAATAATCTTGGCACTTGGTACAAAACTTCCTTCTTGATATATCCAAGTTATAAGATTCTCAATCGGTTCGGGTTTATCATAGACTAAGTCATCTTCAGTAGCAACTAATTTAGGTCGATCTTTTAAATCGTATTTCCATTCATGAATAAGAACGTTTCCATCCCAAACATAACGATTTATTTTTTGGTTTGCAATTTTTGAAGTGCGTCGACCCAGAGCATCGTACTCAAAATATATTTTCTTTCCATCGGGGTTGGTGATGCTCTCGAGCATACCGTTAGCCAGCCAGCTATAAGTGGTATCGCCGTCCTGCCATTGCTCGTGTTCTTGCTGTAATCTGGCTTCTTCCGTTTCGTTGCCCGTCAGTTTATCGATCCAGTTGGTTGGCTCTTCGAATTTTAGTTCTTCGTTGATGTTTCTGGAACTTTTATGTATCAGGTTACCCAGTTCGTCGTATTTGTAATGGTACTTTTCGTCTTTCAACAATTTCCCGCCTTTACCGTACTTACGATCGCTTCGATCTGGAGTTTTATAAAGATTCCCTACGGCATCTGGGGTTTTGTAAAGCTGTTCTTTGCCATTATAGTCGGCTTTGGCCAAATTACCAAAATCATCATAGTCAAAGTAGGTGATACTGGAAGTCATTTGATTTACCGCGCTGCGCAATTGCTGGTTGGTATCCCAGTTGTAATAACGTGATCCAGTGCGTTTGCCATTGGCAAATACTTCTTGTTCTTTTTGTTTTCCGTTGTTGTTGTAACTGGTTTTAATGTGGAGTCCACCTGTGGTAAAGCGTTCTATTTCTCTTCCCAGTTCGTCGCGTTTCAGGGTGGTTTCCCACTTCTGGTGCTGTTCTTTGAGTTCGTTGCTTTGTGCCTCTATGCGTTCCAACTGTCCTTTTGAGTCATACTGCGTACTGATCTCTGCTCCTAAACTAGTGTTTATATGGGTGCGTTGTCCCAGTTTATTGTAAGTCGAGGTAAGTGTAATGGCATTTTCGGTGTCATCGAGCTGTTGTTTCTGGGTTTCTTTTACGATACGTCCCATTTCATCACGGTCCAGAAGGATACTTACATTTTGATTTACAGCTTCTGTTAAAAGTCCGTTTTTGTTGTAAGTGTAGGTTTCCCAGGTACCGTCATGATAGTCGGCTCTGGTGATGCGTCCCAGTGCATCCTGCTCGTACTCAGTAAATTTTCCATTGCCATGATCTATTCTGGTCACTTCTCCTGCGAGATTACGCTGGTATTTTTTGACCATACCGTCAAAGGCAGTTTCTTTGATTATTTGTCCGGCTTTGTTGCGGGCAAAATAGTAGACTTCGTTGTCTTCGTTTTTGATGGCTTGCAATTGCTCCATCTTGTCGTAATCAAAACGAACTTTCACGCCATTTTGTTCGCGCGTAGCTAGGCTTCCCAGTGGGGTATAACTGAACTTAATCTTGTTTTTATTGTCTTTTAGAGCTATGACTTCATCGTAATTGTTGTAGGTAAACTGTATGACATTGCTGTCTTTCTCTACAATTTGTCTTACGCGGTCCAATGCATCGTAGCTAAAA harbors:
- a CDS encoding ornithine cyclodeaminase family protein yields the protein MKPIQLISDHFIEEKCNFKELIERLRAGFSTSAIKVPMRHHHDYSNPEEGKDSTLLLMPAFQAGKDLGVKIVTVSPNNGNYDLPSIQGTYIYLDGHKGNIKAILDAKSLTAKRTAATSALASSYLSRKDASTMLMIGTGALAINLIQAHASVRPIKEVYVWGRTIEKAQLVCDAFQNSSFSCKPVSTIEEVISQVAIISSATLSPVPLVFGKWLKEGQHLDLVGAYKKDMREADDEAVLKSSLFLDTYQGGLKESGDILIPLTNGIITKETIKADLFELCSNTKSGRTSDTEITYFKSVGHALEDLVAAGYFYEEYNLKTQKNV
- a CDS encoding RHS repeat domain-containing protein, which gives rise to MWKYDLKDRPKLVATEDDLVYDKSEPIYNLITWVYEGGSFVPSAKIIGDGKSYIINDYIGRPVQAYTEKGKLVWETDYDIYGDLRNLKGDRDFIPFRQLGQYEDIETGLYYNRFRYYNSESGLYCSQNPNILLT
- a CDS encoding NADAR family protein yields the protein MQIDYLNEYLEYNDSDIELEYCLRINAEWNEESYNKLFNILMSFFEICKKENEIPKEFDYFFTNTIDRIIGILSNPIFTQNNLIDLNNEDYKKLILNKINELKKIRIIYEKRLFFKYYFFYGYNNPLSQWYNSTFIIDDLNFNSAEQWMMYSKAKLFNDYEKMNEIIKEPNQSRQRKLGRQVNGFKEDIWIKKREEIVRIGNLKKFTQNKELNFLLKETKKMILAETSPVDLIWGIGFSTNDLERFDNSKWRGLNLLGNILMEIREII
- a CDS encoding DUF6531 domain-containing protein, which gives rise to MLLTDNHLTIVVGIDIHFTTLPPFNPFHPYIGIVIDPFDYVPFLGTSVHVNGFKRGNSDTSGIIIPLVHIPLFTPPWLMTPIIGHESMNFFASQTVFSDSTRMSPKGHMLMTCNDIGIPLSLSLGKTKIGKKMLPFAPTLFAPTSFSLPIPTGKPVMVGGPYPPDWGGVLTGLLASIGFSTLMKKVRGLVKKINLKGSKGPNGLKDGLRKCVNDPVNVVNGVVIYEGSDFDLTSPIPLNWKRSWYSDSNYVGWLGHGTHCVYDRAVELYPEDDALGLRMEDGRLAVFPILLPEEEFYLREEKTTLKRTPDGYQAYNHQSKLFYEFTHFDSKKYQLTKISNPNGLCLIFEFTANRLKKIIDAAGRVIKVSTKDGFIQKLELVGPEQDELLVAYEYDPEGNISAIIDALQKPTAIEYENHLMVKKTDRNGQAFYWEYDTQNRCIHTWGDGGWQEGWMEYHPEEGYNLITDSNLTVTTYYYEPSQLITQVKDPMGNSTFYDYTEFMELYREIDPEGRVLGFNYDDRGNKTGTVYPDGTEEIMIYDEENRPSIAIDPEGNKTVYLYKEDREDQLKTIIAPDKTTTHFSYHDNGLLATVAKNNNKLELIYDDQYNLTEWRENNQKLKSWEYDHRGRVQAIYTPMQMADYFSYDALDRVRQIVEKDSNVIQFTYNNYDEVIALKDNKNKIKFSYTPLGSLATREQNGVKVRFDYDKMEQLQAIKNEDNEVYYFARNKAGQIIKETAFDGMVKKYQRNLAGEVTRIDHGNGKFTEYEQDALGRITRADYHDGTWETYTYNKNGLLTEAVNQNVSILLDRDEMGRIVKETQKQQLDDTENAITLTSTYNKLGQRTHINTSLGAEISTQYDSKGQLERIEAQSNELKEQHQKWETTLKRDELGREIERFTTGGLHIKTSYNNNGKQKEQEVFANGKRTGSRYYNWDTNQQLRSAVNQMTSSITYFDYDDFGNLAKADYNGKEQLYKTPDAVGNLYKTPDRSDRKYGKGGKLLKDEKYHYKYDELGNLIHKSSRNINEELKFEEPTNWIDKLTGNETEEARLQQEHEQWQDGDTTYSWLANGMLESITNPDGKKIYFEYDALGRRTSKIANQKINRYVWDGNVLIHEWKYDLKDRPKLVATEDDLVYDKPEPIENLITWIYQEGSFVPSAKIIGEEKFSIINDYIGRPIQAYSEAGELVWETDYDIYGDLRNLKGDRDFIPFRQLGQYEDLETGLYYNRFRYYSPDTGIYISQDPIKYWGGLNLYSFVKDCNQYVDIFGWEDIWFRALSPNDMGSLDSGGNIIPKDPTATRSAYDHVLNGSTDGYKDQYISLTKDRGFAERWAKKSGTDVVEIDLDKVSNNKVDLNTPEGRKNHLGDVSKNPTEELRKVNKFAKNANELLVEGEISKNAIVKRYTPCK